A section of the Mycolicibacterium anyangense genome encodes:
- a CDS encoding metal-dependent hydrolase family protein: MTTYVLHNTTLIDGTGAAPVDRAAVVVDGDRISWAGPESDAPAAAGAVRIDLGGHTLCPGFFDCHVHFGLPGSSGSPLEKALKPPSYGYFELIERLRVTLENGVTTARDLMGIDTGVREAVADGLITGPRLLVAVNMLSQTGGHADFHLPSGIDLGGFIGAYLVDSVDAARLRARELLRAGVDVIKVASSGGVSSPNDDPTWLGMRRELIAAVVEEGHHYGGRPVAAHAIGYAGIRAAVEAGVHSIEHGYQLDDDLRHQMVEQGTFLVPTLLETMKEVTASPQGAAKSAKWHAMAHDSIAASAAAGIRIAVGTDAGLSPDHGTNLRELGLLVKFGGLTPMQAIVAGTLTSAALCGVEDTLGSVEAGKIADLVVVSGNPLNDIDSVGDPANILLVVKEGKAMGNRGGFAIG, from the coding sequence ATGACGACCTACGTCCTGCACAACACCACGCTGATCGACGGAACCGGCGCCGCGCCGGTCGACCGCGCCGCAGTCGTGGTCGACGGCGACCGTATCTCCTGGGCCGGCCCGGAATCCGATGCCCCGGCGGCGGCCGGTGCGGTGCGCATCGATCTCGGCGGGCACACCCTGTGCCCCGGCTTCTTCGACTGTCACGTGCACTTCGGTCTGCCCGGCTCCAGCGGCAGCCCACTGGAGAAGGCGCTCAAACCACCGTCCTACGGCTACTTCGAGCTGATCGAGCGGCTGCGGGTGACCCTGGAAAACGGGGTGACCACCGCCCGGGACCTGATGGGGATCGACACCGGCGTGCGGGAAGCCGTCGCCGACGGACTGATCACGGGTCCCCGGCTGCTCGTCGCGGTCAACATGCTCAGCCAGACCGGCGGGCACGCCGATTTCCACCTGCCCTCGGGTATCGACCTGGGCGGTTTCATCGGCGCCTACCTGGTCGACAGCGTCGACGCCGCCCGGCTGCGGGCCCGCGAACTGCTGCGCGCCGGTGTCGATGTCATCAAGGTCGCCTCCAGCGGAGGCGTGTCGTCGCCCAACGACGACCCGACCTGGCTCGGGATGCGGCGGGAGCTGATCGCGGCGGTGGTCGAGGAGGGCCACCATTACGGCGGCCGTCCGGTGGCGGCCCACGCGATCGGCTACGCGGGCATCAGAGCGGCGGTCGAGGCCGGTGTGCATAGCATCGAGCACGGTTACCAGCTCGACGACGACCTGCGCCACCAGATGGTCGAGCAGGGCACATTCCTGGTGCCCACCCTGCTGGAAACCATGAAAGAGGTGACGGCGTCGCCGCAGGGCGCCGCCAAGAGCGCGAAATGGCATGCGATGGCGCATGATTCGATTGCAGCATCGGCGGCCGCCGGTATCAGGATCGCGGTGGGCACCGATGCCGGCCTGTCCCCCGATCACGGAACCAATCTCCGCGAGCTGGGCCTGCTGGTGAAGTTCGGCGGACTGACCCCGATGCAGGCGATCGTCGCAGGCACGCTGACCTCTGCGGCGCTCTGCGGTGTCGAGGACACCCTCGGCTCGGTCGAAGCGGGCAAGATCGCGGATCTCGTTGTGGTCAGCGGCAATCCCCTCAACGACATCGACTCCGTGGGTGACCCGGCCAACATCCTGCTGGTGGTCAAGGAAGGCAAGGCGATGGGAAATCGTGGTGGGTTCGCAATCGGCTGA
- the dop gene encoding depupylase/deamidase Dop has protein sequence MQRIIGTEVEYGISSPSDPTANPILTSTQAVLAYAAAAGIQRAKRTRWDYEVESPLRDARGFDLSRASGPPPIVDADEVGAANMILTNGARLYVDHAHPEYSAPEVTDPMDAVIWDKAGERVMEAAARHVASVPGAAKLQLYKNNVDGKGASYGTHENYLMSRQTPFSAVISGLTPFMVSRQVVTGSGRVGIGPSGDEPGFQLSQRADYIEVEVGLETTLKRGIINTRDEPHADADKYRRLHVIIGDANLAETSTYLKVGTTSLVLDLIEEGPQHGLDLSDLALARPVHAVHVISRDPSLRATVALADGRELTALALQRIYLDRVAKLVDARDPDPRASHVVETWAHVLDLLERDPMECAELLDWPAKLRLLEGFRNRENLGWSAPRLHLVDLQYSDVRLDKGLYNRLVARGSMKRLVTEQQVLDAVDNPPTDTRAYFRGECLRRFGADIAAASWDSVIFDLGGDSLVRIPTLEPLRGSKAHVGALLDSVDSAAELVEQLTT, from the coding sequence ATGCAACGGATTATCGGGACCGAGGTCGAGTACGGCATCTCCTCGCCGTCCGACCCGACCGCCAATCCGATCCTGACCTCGACGCAGGCGGTACTGGCCTACGCCGCGGCAGCCGGGATCCAGCGGGCCAAACGCACCCGCTGGGACTACGAGGTGGAATCCCCGCTGCGCGATGCCCGCGGCTTCGACCTGAGCCGCGCGTCGGGGCCGCCACCGATCGTCGACGCCGACGAGGTCGGTGCCGCCAACATGATCCTCACCAACGGTGCGCGGCTCTATGTCGACCACGCCCACCCGGAGTATTCGGCACCGGAGGTGACCGATCCGATGGACGCGGTGATCTGGGACAAGGCCGGCGAGCGGGTGATGGAGGCCGCGGCGCGGCATGTGGCCAGCGTGCCCGGCGCCGCCAAGCTGCAGCTGTACAAGAACAACGTCGACGGCAAGGGCGCCTCGTACGGCACCCACGAGAACTATCTGATGAGTCGCCAGACGCCGTTCTCCGCGGTGATCTCGGGGCTGACGCCGTTCATGGTGTCCCGGCAGGTCGTGACGGGGTCGGGCCGGGTGGGCATCGGGCCCTCCGGTGACGAGCCGGGCTTCCAGCTGTCGCAGCGCGCCGACTACATCGAGGTCGAGGTCGGCCTGGAGACCACGCTCAAACGCGGCATCATCAACACCCGCGACGAGCCGCACGCCGACGCCGACAAGTACCGCCGGCTGCACGTCATCATCGGTGACGCCAACCTGGCCGAGACCTCGACCTATCTCAAGGTCGGCACCACCTCGCTGGTCCTCGATCTGATCGAGGAAGGGCCCCAGCACGGGTTGGACCTCTCGGATCTGGCGCTGGCCCGCCCGGTGCACGCGGTGCACGTCATCAGCCGGGACCCGTCCCTGCGGGCCACTGTGGCACTGGCCGACGGCCGAGAGCTGACCGCGCTGGCCCTGCAGCGCATCTACCTGGATCGGGTGGCCAAACTGGTCGACGCCCGCGACCCGGACCCGCGGGCATCGCATGTCGTCGAGACCTGGGCTCACGTGCTGGACCTGCTCGAACGCGATCCGATGGAATGCGCCGAGCTGCTCGACTGGCCGGCCAAGCTGCGCCTCCTCGAAGGTTTCCGCAATAGGGAGAACCTCGGCTGGTCGGCGCCGCGACTGCACCTGGTCGACCTGCAGTACTCCGACGTGCGGCTCGACAAGGGCCTGTACAACCGTCTGGTGGCGCGCGGCTCGATGAAACGCCTGGTCACCGAGCAGCAGGTACTCGACGCGGTGGACAATCCGCCCACCGACACCCGGGCCTACTTCCGGGGCGAATGCCTGCGCCGATTCGGTGCCGATATCGCCGCGGCGAGCTGGGACTCGGTGATCTTCGACCTCGGCGGCGACTCACTGGTCCGGATCCCGACGCTGGAACCGCTGCGCGGCAGCAAGGCCCATGTCGGTGCTTTGCTGGATTCGGTCGACAGCGCCGCCGAACTCGTGGAACAACTCACGACCTGA
- the prcB gene encoding proteasome subunit beta: protein MTWPFSDRLAPSSPLTDLSSFSEFLRHQAPQLLPTAGTVGAPAPGEALPHGTTIVALRYPGGVLIAGDRRSTQGHMIAGRDVQKVYITDDYTATGIAGTAAIAVEFARLYAVELEHYEKVEGVPLTFRGKVNRLSTMVRGNLGAALQGFVALPLLVGYDLDDPDPSAAGRIVSFDAAGGWHIEEEGYQSVGSGSIFAKSSIKKLYGGVTDADSALKAAVEALYDAADDDSATGGPDLVRGIFPTAVTIEADGALEVTEDRISRLAREVIEKRSATNTFGPGKGPSNEAPRVD, encoded by the coding sequence GTGACCTGGCCGTTCTCTGATCGCCTGGCCCCTAGTTCACCCCTGACGGATCTGTCCTCGTTCTCCGAGTTCCTCCGTCACCAAGCTCCGCAGTTGCTGCCCACGGCAGGCACCGTCGGTGCGCCCGCGCCCGGCGAGGCCCTGCCGCACGGCACCACGATCGTCGCGCTGCGCTATCCCGGTGGGGTGCTGATCGCCGGTGATCGCCGTTCGACGCAGGGGCACATGATCGCCGGGCGTGACGTCCAGAAGGTCTACATCACCGACGATTACACCGCGACCGGTATCGCGGGCACCGCGGCGATCGCCGTCGAGTTCGCCCGGCTCTACGCAGTGGAACTCGAGCACTACGAGAAGGTCGAAGGCGTGCCGCTGACCTTCCGCGGCAAGGTCAATCGACTGTCGACCATGGTGCGCGGCAATCTCGGGGCGGCGCTGCAGGGTTTCGTGGCGCTACCGCTGCTGGTCGGCTATGACCTCGATGACCCGGATCCGTCGGCGGCCGGTCGCATCGTGTCCTTCGACGCCGCGGGTGGCTGGCATATCGAGGAGGAGGGCTACCAATCGGTGGGCTCCGGATCGATCTTCGCGAAGTCCTCGATCAAGAAGCTCTACGGCGGTGTGACGGACGCGGATTCGGCGCTGAAGGCCGCCGTCGAGGCGCTCTACGACGCCGCCGACGACGACTCCGCCACCGGCGGGCCGGATCTGGTGCGCGGGATCTTCCCGACGGCCGTCACCATCGAGGCCGACGGCGCACTCGAGGTGACGGAGGACCGGATCTCCCGGCTGGCTCGTGAGGTGATCGAAAAGCGTTCTGCGACCAACACATTCGGCCCCGGTAAGGGTCCGAGCAACGAAGCACCGCGGGTGGATTAG
- the arc gene encoding proteasome ATPase, with translation MSESQPEEPQLSSDDAAELEQLRREASILREQLENAIGQGTPRSSRDVHQLEARIDSLAARNAKLMDTLKEARQQLLALREEVDRLGQPPSGYGVLLGAHDDDTVDVFTSGRKMRLTCSPNIDVKSLKKGQTLRLNEALTVVEAGHYEAVGEISTLREILADGHRALVVGHADEERIVWLAEPLVAVEDLPADVADGLDDDLRPRKLRPGDSLLVDTKAGYAFERIPKAEVEDLVLEEVPDVAYNDIGGLTRQIEQIRDAVELPFLHKELYREYSLRPPKGVLLYGPPGCGKTLIAKAVANSLAKKMAEVRGDDAREAKSYFLNIKGPELLNKFVGETERHIRLIFQRAREKASEGTPVIVFFDEMDSIFRTRGTGVSSDVETTVVPQLLSEIDGVEGLENVIVIGASNREDMIDPAILRPGRLDVKIKIERPDAEAALDIFSKYLTEELPVHADDLAEFDGDRGQCIRAMIEKVVDRMYAEIDDNRFLEVTYANGDKEVMYFKDFNSGAMIQNVVDRAKKYAIKSVLETGQRGLRIQHLLDSIVDEFAENEDLPNTTNPDDWARISGKKGERIVYIRTLVTGKSSSASRAIDTESNLGQYL, from the coding sequence ATGTCTGAGTCACAGCCCGAAGAGCCACAGCTGTCCAGCGATGACGCTGCCGAACTGGAGCAGCTGCGCCGGGAAGCGTCGATCTTGCGCGAGCAGCTGGAGAATGCCATCGGTCAGGGCACCCCGCGCAGCTCCCGTGATGTCCACCAGCTCGAGGCCCGGATCGATTCGCTGGCGGCCCGCAACGCCAAGCTGATGGACACCCTCAAAGAGGCCCGTCAGCAACTGCTGGCGCTGCGGGAGGAGGTCGACCGTCTCGGCCAGCCGCCCAGTGGCTACGGCGTCCTACTCGGTGCCCACGACGACGACACGGTCGACGTGTTCACCTCGGGACGCAAGATGCGGCTGACGTGCTCGCCGAACATCGACGTGAAGTCGTTGAAGAAGGGCCAGACCCTCCGCCTCAACGAGGCGCTGACGGTGGTCGAGGCCGGCCATTACGAGGCGGTCGGCGAAATCAGCACGCTGCGCGAGATCCTGGCCGACGGCCATCGGGCGCTGGTGGTCGGGCACGCCGACGAGGAGCGCATCGTCTGGCTGGCCGAGCCGCTGGTGGCGGTCGAGGACCTGCCCGCCGACGTGGCCGACGGCCTCGACGACGACCTGCGCCCGCGCAAGCTGCGCCCCGGTGACTCGCTGCTGGTCGACACCAAGGCCGGGTACGCCTTCGAGCGCATCCCCAAGGCCGAGGTCGAGGACCTGGTCCTCGAAGAGGTGCCCGACGTCGCCTACAACGACATCGGTGGTCTGACCCGCCAGATCGAGCAGATCCGCGACGCCGTGGAGCTGCCGTTCCTGCACAAGGAGCTCTACCGGGAATACTCGCTGCGCCCGCCCAAGGGCGTCCTGCTCTACGGTCCGCCCGGCTGCGGCAAGACGCTGATCGCCAAGGCGGTGGCCAACTCGCTGGCCAAGAAGATGGCCGAGGTCCGTGGTGACGACGCCCGGGAGGCGAAGTCCTACTTCCTCAACATCAAGGGCCCCGAGCTGCTGAACAAGTTCGTCGGCGAGACCGAGCGCCACATCCGGCTGATCTTCCAGCGGGCCCGGGAGAAAGCCTCCGAGGGCACCCCGGTGATCGTGTTCTTCGACGAGATGGACTCGATCTTCCGCACCCGCGGCACCGGTGTCAGCTCCGACGTGGAGACCACGGTTGTGCCGCAGCTGCTCTCCGAGATCGACGGTGTCGAAGGCTTGGAGAACGTCATCGTGATCGGCGCCTCCAACCGTGAGGACATGATCGACCCGGCCATCCTGCGGCCCGGCCGCCTGGACGTGAAGATCAAGATCGAACGGCCGGATGCCGAAGCGGCACTGGACATCTTCAGCAAGTACCTCACCGAGGAGCTGCCGGTTCACGCCGACGACCTGGCCGAGTTCGACGGCGACCGCGGGCAGTGCATCAGGGCGATGATCGAGAAGGTCGTCGACCGGATGTACGCCGAGATCGACGACAACCGGTTCTTGGAGGTCACCTACGCCAACGGTGACAAGGAAGTCATGTACTTCAAGGATTTCAACTCCGGGGCGATGATCCAGAACGTCGTCGACCGCGCCAAGAAGTACGCGATCAAATCGGTGCTGGAGACGGGCCAGCGGGGTCTGCGGATCCAGCATCTGCTGGACTCGATCGTCGACGAGTTCGCCGAGAACGAGGACCTGCCCAACACCACCAATCCGGATGACTGGGCGCGGATCTCGGGCAAGAAGGGCGAGCGGATCGTCTACATCCGCACGCTGGTCACGGGCAAGAGTTCGTCGGCCAGCAGGGCCATTGACACCGAGTCGAACCTGGGCCAGTACCTGTAA
- a CDS encoding ubiquitin-like protein Pup: MAQEQTKRGGGGGEDDDLSGNAAGGQERRDKLAEETDDLLDEIDDVLEENAEDFVRAYVQKGGQ; encoded by the coding sequence ATGGCTCAAGAGCAGACCAAGCGTGGTGGCGGCGGCGGCGAGGACGACGACCTCTCCGGCAATGCTGCCGGCGGGCAGGAGCGTCGCGACAAGCTCGCCGAGGAGACCGACGATCTGCTGGATGAGATCGATGACGTCCTCGAGGAGAACGCTGAGGACTTCGTCCGCGCATACGTCCAAAAGGGCGGACAGTGA